ATCGAATACCTTTGCTGGCCTCGCTCATTGAAATACACATCAAACCGAGGCAGCCATAACGATGGGTAGGAATGGCCTTCTTCAAGCAGCATATTGGCTATTGGGATTGTCTCAAACCCCATCTCGGCCAACTCATGATAGAAGTGGTATTCAGCACGCAGGATATCGCAATCAATAGGTGAGCGAGAGCCTCGCGGATATTTCACCAAATAATAAAGGTCTTGGTTTTGTGGCTCGTCTTGATAACTATCAATCCAGATATTTTGTTCATCGTCGCAACGTAACAGCAGCTTTGGCGCTTCTCCACCTGCCCCAGTAGCACCGCCAGCGGCAGCACCTCGATGCTGTGCATAATCTAAGAAGTCAGACGCTCTATTTTTTACGTCCTCTACGGTGAACATCAGCTCATCTGAAATAGCCAAGCGCTCTGGTAATGATTCCTTTACCCGCAAATTGCCAATGGGCGCAATAGTGCCATATTTCAACAAGACAAAATTTTGCTCATCAACACTTAGATCAGCGATATCAAGATACTTAAGCCAATAACGGCGGCTTGCACCACTAGGCATGATGTCATCAAGGAAGTGCAGCCATGCAGGGGTATCAAAAAATAAGCTGACAGGGTGGTTTATAGAAACTGCGTGAATGTCATCTTTACCTAACTCAGCTACAGCATAATCTTGCTCGTAATCTAGCGAGGTAAGTCGATAATTGCCTTGTTCGCTCTCTGGAAAAGAAAGCTGTGCAATATCTCTCCATTCGCCATTGATGAATGCTTGAATGGTCAAATGCTCCATAATCGCTCCCGGACAAATAATGAGTAATACTTTACTCATTAAACCCAAAAAAGACCACTAATGAGTAACAAGTTACTCAAATACTACTTTAGAATAGAAAATATACAAAGCTTTTATGAGCAATAAGCTTGATTAATCAAGCAACAAGCCCTTAATCAATGTTTTAGCTGGCGGGTAAAGTGATGGGTAAAAGTAAAAACCACATCAAAAACATACGCTAACAGTTGATTTAAAATGAAGTCCCCCGCGACATCGCTCCGCTCTGATCACGGGTGTTTATCCACAGATTCGATAAAAGTGAAACTACAACTTCTTTATACACTGAAAAATGAAAATATAATTTCACTGACTCATTAAACGTTAAACGCAGATTTTTTCATGGCTTGCTCAGATCGGGTAAGTCATGCTTAGCCATATCACCAACAAAAGGGACTATATTCCCACTTTACCCAGATATTGTTTAAAACAATGCTTTGATGTGAATAAAACCTTATTCACATCATGGGTTGAGTTGAATAAGGGCACTAAATAAATCATAATCTGATTAGATGAATAAACTAATCAAAGGGGCTAATTATGTGGTTATGGCAACAGGACAGTTGGCCTGCTTTTACATGGAACCAAAAAATAATAGCACCATTAGTAAGGCAAACTCGGCTAAACCAAGGTATTTTGTTAGGTAAAATGGCGAGTCAATGTAATGACCAAAATCAAAGTCTACTAGATACCCTGATTTCCAATATCGTTCATTCAAGTGCCATTGAAGGCGAGAAGTTAGACGCTTTTTCGGTTCGTTCATCTTTAGCTAATAAATTGGGGTTGTCAGAAGATAAGCCGTTTCCCACCACCATACAAACTGACGGTCTTGCTGAAATAATGCTAGATGCGATTGAAAACCTTGAGGAGCCCTTAAGTCAAAAGCGGATACTTCATTGGCATTCTTGCTTATTTCCTGATGGTTATACTTTATTAAATCCAGTTATTGGAGGACAACTTAGGGGGAGTCATCCAATGCAAGTGGTTTCGGGGCGAATAGACAGGCCAGTAATTCACTTTGAAGCCCCAGGAAGGGAAATACTCGATGTAGAATTAGGCGCATTTATAACTTGGTTTAATGACTCTAAAGAAGATACGGCACTTGACCCGTTAATTAGAGCAGCAATATGCCATCTTTGGTTTGTCACCTTGCACCCTTTAGATGATGGGAACGGTCGAATTACACGCTTATTAACAGACTTAGCATTGGCGCAGGCTGAACAACAATCAGTCCGTTTTTATGCTATGTCAGTGGGTATATTAGCTAACCGTAAACGTTATTACGAGGTACTAGAAACAACTCAAAAAGGAGGTTTAGATATAACCCCTTGGTTGTCTTGGTTTCTTGAAATATTGAATGAAACGTTTGCAGATGTTCTCTGTGGAATAGACGAAACATTATTCAAAACCAATTATTGGCTTAGAATTGACCAGACTAAATTAACATCTGAGCAAGTCAAAGTGCTTAACCGAATGTTAGATGGAGATTTTGAAGATGGGATTAATACTAGTCAATATCACAAAGTTGCGAAGGTAAGTAAGGCAACTGCCACTAGACACTTATCGGCACTGGTCCATGGTGGGTGTCTAGTGAAGTCTGAGGCGGGTGGGCGAAGTACCAGATACTTGTTAGCTAGATAGGTATTCTCTTAGGCGAAAGCAGCCAGTTCCTTGGCGCTTGTACGACGATATAAAAGTTTTATCAGTTTCTAGGGCGTGTTTAGCTTTCATGATGACTTTTTGAGCAGCATGGTATCACTGGCGTTTACTATAATGTGGCTGCCGATGTATTGCTGAATAAAATGTGTACAGCAAAGAGCAACACGCCCTAGTGGGAAATGTGTTAATTTCTCTTTATTGTGACAGCGCCATCTTGCGTGGGTGTTGGCTATTTAAATGTGCCTTTTTCTAACCGCCGATAATAAAACCAAAAGCCATTAGTGTCCCAAAACAAGATTTTGAGTTTATCCCGATGACGATTACAAAAAATAAATCAGGCCTCGCTAAACGGGTCCATTTCAAGATGTTGTCCAACGATAAGTGAAAGTCCATCGATAGATTTACGCATATCGGTGATACCGGTGACGAGATAAACTTGAGCCGATGGTGTCATTGTGTAGTGCTGCAACCCAATGCTGGATTTGGCTAGCTAGCGCTTAAATGAATTGGCAAGTGAGCACGCAAACCATTTGCAAGGACTAGCGTGACAACATTTACATTCTCGACGGATGCATCTGTCACAAGAATGGGTTGCAATCGTTGAGGCTCTGGCTGTGTTCGAAGTTTTTTGGCCCATGTATAAAAGGTTTGATAGCTTATGTTCTGCTCAGCACAAAACTGAGTGATACTGATATCACTTTGTTTTTGCTGCTCGATTAATGAAGACCAATACTGGTGTTTTTCTTGTGTGTTCATAGAATCTCCTTAAATTCGTGAGGTACTATGACAAATATTTTTTGATTGAGTATGTGGGGGTTTATTTACCGTTTACTTTCTAATGCAGTTAACTGTCCTGTTGAACTAGCTACTCTTAAGCCAACTTCTAGATATCGCCGAGCTTCATCATGATGCTGTTGTTGTTCAAGTAAATTAATCAAATCCACATAGGCATTTTCATAGCTTGGAGCTATGGCTAATGACTGTTTCATCGCCTCTATTGCTTCATCGAATTGTGCATTTTGGGCTAGAATACGCCCCCTATACAACCAAGCCGCGTGCATATTGGGTCTTAGCTTTATAGCTAGATCAAATTGAATCTCAGCTTGTTCAAATTGACCTTGATTGAACAAAATCACTCCCAAATTGTAATTATTTACGGGATTATTTCTTAACGATATTGCATAGGTCAACGTATCAATAGCAGATTGTGTTTTATTTAACCCTAGTTGCGCTAAAGCAAGCTGGGATAACACTTCGAATGTTGGCGCATTAGGTTGATTAAGCACATGATGAGCAGTATTTTCTGCATCTCCATATTTACCGAGTGTTATTTCAGCATTTAATAAGTCTATATAAGG
This Shewanella aestuarii DNA region includes the following protein-coding sequences:
- a CDS encoding type II toxin-antitoxin system HipA family toxin, which encodes MSKVLLIICPGAIMEHLTIQAFINGEWRDIAQLSFPESEQGNYRLTSLDYEQDYAVAELGKDDIHAVSINHPVSLFFDTPAWLHFLDDIMPSGASRRYWLKYLDIADLSVDEQNFVLLKYGTIAPIGNLRVKESLPERLAISDELMFTVEDVKNRASDFLDYAQHRGAAAGGATGAGGEAPKLLLRCDDEQNIWIDSYQDEPQNQDLYYLVKYPRGSRSPIDCDILRAEYHFYHELAEMGFETIPIANMLLEEGHSYPSLWLPRFDVYFNERGQQRYSMESVYSMLGKGAGVTLDHEQTIRALIDKITQSYMVIEQGYQFDLRAFVIEWVQRDLLNILFGNSDNHGRNTAFLRGDGWIKLAPIYDFAPMKADPEGVARTTKWQAPLEVGGVYDFPGIAEALADLVPAKELMTELKLTAQQCLDLKQRLIARSVPKQIINMPSIGFTYIEDKLTRWGLL
- a CDS encoding Fic family protein, encoding MWLWQQDSWPAFTWNQKIIAPLVRQTRLNQGILLGKMASQCNDQNQSLLDTLISNIVHSSAIEGEKLDAFSVRSSLANKLGLSEDKPFPTTIQTDGLAEIMLDAIENLEEPLSQKRILHWHSCLFPDGYTLLNPVIGGQLRGSHPMQVVSGRIDRPVIHFEAPGREILDVELGAFITWFNDSKEDTALDPLIRAAICHLWFVTLHPLDDGNGRITRLLTDLALAQAEQQSVRFYAMSVGILANRKRYYEVLETTQKGGLDITPWLSWFLEILNETFADVLCGIDETLFKTNYWLRIDQTKLTSEQVKVLNRMLDGDFEDGINTSQYHKVAKVSKATATRHLSALVHGGCLVKSEAGGRSTRYLLAR
- the tnpA gene encoding IS66 family insertion sequence element accessory protein TnpA, which encodes MNTQEKHQYWSSLIEQQKQSDISITQFCAEQNISYQTFYTWAKKLRTQPEPQRLQPILVTDASVENVNVVTLVLANGLRAHLPIHLSAS